From Shewanella psychrophila, a single genomic window includes:
- a CDS encoding prephenate dehydrogenase — MPHTRVIEQLKQNLQSAYRKSIDADGKLDELKKAGHVKFNRIFTQDEGFTTNSNRFKPYVQELADELEELPTDGEKMPAALEKFVRKLGVLIQTLQAFKEQSK; from the coding sequence ATGCCACACACACGTGTTATTGAACAATTGAAACAAAACTTACAATCAGCCTATCGTAAATCCATAGATGCAGATGGCAAGCTTGATGAGTTAAAAAAAGCGGGCCATGTAAAGTTCAATAGAATTTTTACTCAAGATGAAGGGTTCACCACCAACAGCAATCGCTTCAAGCCCTACGTTCAGGAGCTTGCCGATGAGCTCGAAGAACTGCCGACTGATGGCGAAAAGATGCCTGCGGCACTAGAGAAGTTTGTACGTAAGTTAGGTGTCTTGATTCAAACATTACAAGCATTTAAAGAGCAATCAAAGTAA
- a CDS encoding 1-acylglycerol-3-phosphate O-acyltransferase encodes MLLILRSLILAVMLLLAFVFGGLCCLLRPRHRDNVHMFAKIFSYAAPILGIKVIVRKPTLGVKDEPCVYLANHQNNFDMFTHTAAVPKGTVSLGKKSLAWVPFFGQIYWLSGNILIDRKNRNKAFETMAETARKIKDKCLSIWIFPEGTRSKGKGLLPFKSGAFHTAIEAGVSMVPVLASCQGHIKLNRWNNGVVIIEMMDPIETKGLAKNQVKELSSRIHALMSARLTQLNREASALMAK; translated from the coding sequence GTGCTGTTAATCCTCAGATCATTGATATTAGCTGTAATGCTATTGCTAGCATTTGTTTTTGGTGGCCTTTGTTGCCTGCTCAGACCTCGTCACCGAGACAATGTACACATGTTCGCTAAAATTTTTTCCTATGCTGCGCCGATATTAGGCATCAAGGTCATCGTTCGTAAGCCTACTTTAGGTGTGAAAGATGAGCCATGCGTCTATCTTGCCAATCATCAAAATAACTTCGATATGTTTACTCATACCGCAGCGGTCCCTAAGGGTACCGTGAGTCTTGGCAAGAAGAGTCTTGCCTGGGTACCTTTCTTCGGCCAAATTTACTGGTTGTCGGGTAACATTCTGATCGACAGAAAGAATCGTAATAAAGCCTTCGAGACCATGGCGGAAACAGCCAGAAAAATTAAAGATAAGTGTCTATCTATCTGGATCTTTCCCGAAGGTACGCGCTCCAAAGGTAAGGGGTTACTGCCTTTTAAATCAGGTGCCTTCCATACCGCCATCGAAGCTGGTGTCTCTATGGTGCCTGTACTCGCCTCGTGTCAGGGGCATATCAAGCTTAATCGTTGGAATAATGGCGTGGTCATCATAGAGATGATGGATCCTATCGAGACTAAGGGTTTGGCTAAGAATCAGGTCAAAGAGCTTTCATCACGGATTCACGCGTTAATGTCTGCCAGGTTAACTCAACTTAACCGGGAAGCATCGGCGTTAATGGCCAAGTAG
- a CDS encoding TraB/GumN family protein, with the protein MATSRHRLLFGVVWLVFSGFISSAQAAVEDRPPFFQIDYQGQTAYLLGSIHVGQADFYPMAPLIESKFESAGSLVVEADAGSADIMALIRKYGLNKLPIDVETKNVLDAYCKQRANVCAALSGFAPWLQSMQLGMSRFEELGYSAAYGVDQRFIAKNQGRPLLELESTEFQFQLLSSFDEESQWAMVREAIESPDEDMHGLITAWRTGDADHITELMEGQMSDEEDTLMLEKLLWQRNIDMAKRIRELMQDPDTQHPLFIIIGAGHLVGDRSIPMEMTEYGAKVKSCWQQECD; encoded by the coding sequence ATGGCAACAAGTCGGCATAGGTTATTATTCGGTGTTGTATGGCTCGTATTTTCGGGGTTTATCTCATCAGCTCAGGCCGCAGTAGAGGATAGGCCTCCTTTCTTTCAGATTGACTATCAAGGACAAACGGCCTATCTACTCGGTTCCATTCATGTGGGACAGGCTGATTTTTACCCTATGGCTCCGCTAATTGAATCAAAATTTGAGTCGGCAGGGTCTTTGGTTGTCGAGGCTGATGCTGGCAGTGCCGATATCATGGCTTTGATAAGAAAATATGGCTTGAATAAACTTCCCATAGACGTCGAAACTAAGAATGTACTCGATGCCTACTGTAAGCAAAGAGCCAATGTGTGTGCAGCATTGAGTGGATTTGCGCCTTGGCTTCAGTCAATGCAACTGGGAATGAGTCGGTTCGAGGAGTTAGGTTACAGTGCCGCTTATGGCGTGGATCAGAGGTTTATTGCTAAGAATCAAGGCCGTCCCTTGTTAGAGTTAGAGAGCACTGAGTTCCAGTTTCAGTTACTTTCTTCCTTCGATGAGGAGTCTCAATGGGCCATGGTGAGAGAAGCCATTGAGTCACCGGACGAAGATATGCATGGTCTGATCACGGCGTGGCGAACTGGGGATGCGGACCATATCACCGAGCTTATGGAGGGGCAGATGTCAGATGAGGAAGATACCTTAATGCTGGAGAAATTGCTCTGGCAACGCAATATCGATATGGCGAAGAGAATTCGAGAGCTAATGCAAGATCCTGATACGCAGCATCCGTTATTTATCATTATCGGTGCAGGCCACTTGGTTGGAGATAGAAGCATTCCCATGGAGATGACTGAGTACGGTGCTAAGGTGAAAAGTTGTTGGCAACAGGAATGCGATTAA
- a CDS encoding metal ABC transporter permease encodes MFDMNLISILLPALAAGVLVLSTHVLLGQQVLKRGIIFIDLAIAQVAALGAIVAHLNHDIEHLPFSNVWMPALFALAGAGFIAWLSKRMADELEAIIGCFYVLSAVAAMLLLSNDPHGAEMLKQLLSGQILWVNWSQLIWPACVSALVLAVIFFKPKLLEGSGFYILFAIVITLSVELVGVYLVFSTLILPALAVNKYGSRYRLGAAYMVGLTGYILGLLLSATLDLPSGAAIVATLAVSAILFRLALSVTSQSKQAVAMQVKVN; translated from the coding sequence ATGTTTGATATGAACTTAATTTCAATTCTTTTGCCGGCATTAGCTGCGGGCGTGCTGGTGTTGTCGACCCATGTGTTACTCGGTCAGCAGGTGCTAAAACGGGGAATTATTTTCATCGATTTAGCGATTGCGCAAGTGGCGGCATTGGGAGCGATTGTTGCCCACCTCAATCACGATATTGAGCATCTTCCTTTCTCTAATGTGTGGATGCCTGCTCTGTTTGCTCTTGCCGGAGCGGGGTTTATTGCTTGGCTATCTAAACGTATGGCCGATGAACTCGAGGCGATAATTGGTTGTTTCTATGTGCTGTCTGCTGTAGCTGCCATGTTGCTGCTGTCTAATGATCCCCATGGGGCTGAGATGCTTAAACAGCTGCTGTCGGGACAAATACTTTGGGTTAATTGGTCACAACTTATCTGGCCAGCTTGCGTCTCTGCACTGGTGTTAGCCGTGATTTTCTTCAAGCCTAAGCTGCTCGAAGGCAGTGGTTTCTATATTCTGTTCGCCATAGTTATCACCTTATCGGTCGAGTTGGTCGGGGTATATCTGGTATTTAGTACCTTGATATTACCTGCGCTCGCGGTTAACAAGTATGGGTCTAGATATAGGCTGGGGGCTGCTTATATGGTGGGACTGACGGGTTACATCCTAGGTTTGCTGCTTTCGGCAACGCTCGACCTGCCAAGTGGCGCCGCTATAGTGGCCACACTTGCGGTGAGTGCCATCTTGTTTAGGCTAGCGCTGAGTGTGACGAGTCAATCTAAGCAGGCTGTTGCTATGCAGGTTAAAGTTAACTAA
- a CDS encoding DUF4240 domain-containing protein: MTEIEFWQLVTRETPAQDQINLADNLKSKLELLSEQELLEFDKIFGQQMRRTYFWSIWGAAYIITGCDSEYAFAEYRCFLISLGQEWYEKVIANPDEIALLDQWPEKDGYPYPFLDEYDLIAGQIFEDRTGEELPFVPSGKAAPQGKKFTTKKKQLKLDYPQLSQRFPF; the protein is encoded by the coding sequence ATGACTGAAATAGAATTTTGGCAACTGGTAACGAGAGAGACCCCCGCTCAAGACCAGATAAACCTTGCCGATAACCTTAAGAGCAAACTAGAGCTACTGTCTGAGCAAGAGTTACTCGAATTTGATAAAATATTTGGGCAACAAATGCGCAGAACCTATTTTTGGTCTATCTGGGGAGCGGCTTATATTATAACGGGCTGTGATTCTGAATATGCTTTTGCCGAGTATCGATGTTTTCTTATTTCACTGGGACAAGAGTGGTACGAAAAAGTGATCGCCAATCCCGATGAGATTGCTTTGTTAGATCAGTGGCCGGAGAAAGATGGCTATCCTTACCCCTTTCTCGACGAATATGATTTGATAGCCGGTCAGATCTTCGAAGACAGAACCGGTGAGGAACTTCCTTTTGTGCCTTCCGGGAAAGCGGCGCCACAAGGTAAAAAATTTACCACCAAGAAAAAGCAGCTTAAACTTGATTATCCGCAATTGAGTCAAAGATTTCCGTTCTAA
- a CDS encoding formate--tetrahydrofolate ligase: MLSDIEISRQAKHRPINHIAIKLGIEASELSLFGDTKAKISLDILNRLQGNVEGKLVIVTAVTPTPFGEGKTVTSIGLTQGLNAIGKCATACIRQPSMGPVFGIKGGAAGGGFAQVVPMEELNLHLTGDIHAVSSAHNLAAAAIDACLFHESRLSREEYVAQSGSDPLNIDAKQILWRRVVDHNERSLRNISVGIGDNNGPVHDSGFDITAASELMAILALSRGLKDMRRRIGRLILALDTQGHPITAEDVGVAGAMTVIMSDAIEPTLMQTLTGDPCLIHAGPFANIAHGNSSIIADKIALKLSEFVITEGGFGSDMGFEKFCNIKVRESGRAPDTAVVVATLKALKANSGLESRNDINLPDMERLVAGFANLKWHIDNVSQYGIPVVVAINRFPTDTEEELQWLKSAVAETSAFGCEVSNAFSEGASGAEALARIVVSATEQASEFRFLYPLESSLEAKLMAIAESGYGAKGIILSDEAKQQLSQIKAIGLDGLGICVAKTPLSICHDPKVKGIPKDFDLPITQFKINAGAGFITALVGKVMTMPGLGVKPGYLNIDINEQDEIVGLA, encoded by the coding sequence ATGCTGTCAGATATAGAGATCTCTCGCCAAGCGAAGCATAGACCCATCAACCACATTGCTATTAAGTTAGGGATAGAGGCCAGTGAACTATCGCTATTTGGCGATACTAAGGCAAAGATTAGTTTAGATATATTAAATCGTCTGCAAGGTAACGTGGAGGGGAAGCTGGTGATTGTCACGGCTGTGACTCCGACTCCTTTTGGTGAAGGTAAGACGGTCACGAGTATAGGCTTGACTCAAGGGTTAAATGCCATAGGTAAGTGTGCTACTGCCTGTATACGTCAGCCCAGCATGGGGCCTGTATTTGGTATAAAGGGTGGGGCCGCTGGTGGCGGATTTGCCCAGGTCGTGCCTATGGAGGAGCTTAACCTGCACCTCACTGGCGATATCCATGCAGTCAGCAGTGCCCACAACTTGGCAGCCGCAGCTATCGATGCGTGCCTTTTTCATGAATCCAGATTATCTCGAGAGGAGTATGTTGCGCAATCTGGATCTGATCCTCTTAATATCGACGCTAAACAGATCCTATGGCGCAGGGTTGTAGATCATAATGAGCGTAGCTTAAGAAATATCAGTGTGGGGATAGGGGATAATAATGGGCCCGTACATGATTCCGGCTTCGATATTACGGCGGCATCTGAGCTGATGGCTATACTCGCCTTGAGTCGGGGTCTGAAGGATATGCGTCGGCGTATCGGCCGTTTGATATTGGCATTAGATACACAAGGGCACCCTATCACCGCAGAAGATGTAGGAGTTGCAGGTGCTATGACAGTCATTATGAGCGATGCGATAGAGCCTACTCTGATGCAGACCTTAACCGGGGACCCGTGCCTTATCCACGCTGGTCCCTTTGCCAATATTGCACACGGTAATTCATCGATTATTGCCGATAAAATCGCACTAAAACTGTCAGAATTCGTGATAACGGAAGGTGGTTTCGGTTCAGATATGGGCTTCGAGAAATTTTGTAATATCAAGGTCAGAGAGTCGGGCAGAGCGCCCGATACGGCTGTTGTTGTAGCGACCCTAAAAGCCCTCAAGGCTAATTCTGGACTCGAATCTCGAAATGATATTAATCTACCGGATATGGAACGACTTGTGGCCGGGTTCGCTAACCTAAAGTGGCATATAGACAATGTGAGTCAATACGGTATTCCAGTGGTGGTGGCGATTAATCGGTTCCCCACAGATACAGAAGAAGAACTTCAATGGCTCAAATCGGCGGTGGCTGAAACATCCGCCTTTGGCTGTGAAGTCAGTAATGCCTTTAGTGAAGGAGCGTCTGGCGCCGAGGCACTAGCAAGAATCGTCGTCAGTGCCACAGAGCAAGCCTCTGAGTTTAGATTTCTCTATCCCTTAGAGTCTAGTTTGGAAGCAAAACTAATGGCGATTGCCGAATCAGGCTATGGGGCGAAGGGGATAATCTTATCTGACGAAGCAAAACAGCAGCTTAGTCAGATAAAAGCCATAGGGTTAGATGGATTAGGGATCTGTGTAGCCAAAACTCCTTTGTCTATCTGTCATGATCCTAAGGTGAAAGGGATCCCCAAAGATTTTGATTTGCCAATAACCCAATTTAAGATCAATGCTGGAGCAGGCTTTATTACAGCCTTAGTCGGTAAGGTGATGACAATGCCAGGCTTAGGCGTGAAGCCAGGGTACCTGAATATCGACATAAATGAGCAAGATGAGATAGTTGGATTGGCTTAA
- the rraB gene encoding ribonuclease E inhibitor RraB produces MSIERLLKAQKQENQEIVDAILGDGSHPDADYTIEHHFSSTNFDRLEKAAVDAFKSGFEVNDAEEMELEDGSVIYCFDAIASHKLEVELLDQACEALLTLAAKQKVDYDGWGTYFIDENGDEVRDDEFEDDEEDEDIIH; encoded by the coding sequence ATGTCAATTGAGCGTTTACTTAAGGCACAGAAACAAGAAAACCAAGAGATAGTCGATGCTATTCTTGGTGACGGTTCACATCCGGATGCCGACTATACAATTGAGCATCACTTTTCATCGACAAACTTCGATCGTCTGGAGAAAGCGGCAGTAGATGCGTTTAAATCAGGTTTTGAAGTCAATGATGCCGAAGAGATGGAGCTCGAAGATGGCTCTGTTATCTATTGTTTCGATGCAATTGCAAGCCATAAGCTTGAAGTAGAACTGTTGGATCAGGCTTGTGAAGCCCTATTAACTTTAGCGGCTAAGCAGAAAGTAGACTATGACGGTTGGGGTACGTATTTCATCGATGAAAATGGTGATGAGGTGCGTGACGACGAGTTTGAAGACGACGAAGAAGATGAAGACATCATTCACTAG
- a CDS encoding mechanosensitive ion channel family protein: MYRTFTLIMLTLMTLIGTQVQAEEADIASELTSLQQSIDRDVIQLREDQGELSLFTEYRIKQKSALLHQRLEELMNLAPLNAELLAPYVKDHLKFIEAVDTYYLSGMHILKTTLGKGNDADVMMQLTNRELERDDMLQAKSEALNWAEKLSIDTGDVKQKLTDSLIERADNLDSLVHFTQDRLKVAVADASLAGKDVSGEQTAKVTQLNERLSHSSSSLGVSIQLLDTLGQDTSELKQTLFSTSGDITQDVLNLDVASSLVEQWLTTAKNQAIDNGPSFVFKVFIFLLILVIASLVGKGVEKLVRKAVSNSKLKFSKLLQEFFTSLSGKAVFTIGVLIALSQLGFELGPLLAGFGVAGVIIGFALQDTLSNFASGMMILVYRPYDVGDLINAAGVTGKVSHMSLVSTTIKTLDNQRLIIPNNKIWGDTINNITVEHQRRVDMTFGIGYGDDIEKAERVLMDIVTSHPKTLKNPEPMVKLHTLGESSVDFIVRPWAKPEDYWDVYWDITREVKMRFDRENISIPFPQRDVHVYQS, from the coding sequence ATGTATCGCACATTCACCCTGATCATGCTCACTCTCATGACGCTTATCGGGACTCAAGTACAGGCCGAAGAGGCAGATATTGCTTCTGAGCTCACCTCTTTGCAGCAATCCATCGACCGCGATGTCATTCAGTTGCGAGAGGATCAAGGAGAATTATCTCTATTCACCGAATATCGTATTAAGCAAAAATCGGCTCTATTACATCAAAGGCTCGAAGAGTTAATGAATTTAGCCCCTTTAAACGCCGAGTTGCTCGCCCCCTATGTTAAAGATCATCTCAAGTTTATTGAGGCTGTCGACACCTATTACCTAAGTGGCATGCACATTCTCAAAACAACATTGGGTAAAGGCAATGACGCCGATGTCATGATGCAACTAACCAATAGAGAGTTAGAGCGTGATGACATGCTACAAGCCAAGTCTGAGGCTTTGAACTGGGCAGAAAAGCTATCTATCGATACTGGCGATGTGAAACAGAAACTCACCGACAGCTTGATTGAGCGAGCCGATAATTTAGATAGTCTGGTGCACTTTACCCAAGACAGATTAAAAGTGGCTGTGGCTGATGCGAGTTTGGCGGGTAAGGATGTCTCAGGCGAGCAAACGGCTAAGGTCACTCAGCTTAATGAGAGGCTATCCCATAGTAGTTCCAGTCTAGGGGTATCGATTCAACTATTGGATACTTTGGGACAAGACACCTCGGAGCTTAAGCAGACCCTATTTAGTACATCTGGCGACATCACTCAAGATGTACTCAATCTAGATGTAGCTAGCAGTTTAGTCGAGCAGTGGCTGACTACGGCGAAAAACCAGGCCATAGACAATGGTCCTAGCTTTGTTTTCAAGGTATTTATCTTCCTGCTAATCTTAGTGATTGCTAGCTTAGTCGGCAAAGGCGTTGAGAAGCTGGTTAGAAAAGCGGTAAGCAACTCAAAACTCAAGTTCAGCAAGCTACTACAAGAGTTTTTTACTTCTCTATCGGGCAAAGCGGTATTCACAATTGGTGTGCTGATAGCGCTATCTCAACTCGGTTTCGAGCTAGGTCCCTTGTTAGCAGGCTTTGGTGTTGCCGGTGTTATTATTGGTTTTGCCTTACAAGACACCTTATCCAATTTTGCTTCCGGCATGATGATACTGGTCTACCGCCCCTATGACGTCGGCGACCTTATCAATGCAGCTGGAGTGACAGGTAAGGTGAGTCACATGAGTCTTGTGTCGACCACAATTAAGACCTTAGATAACCAGAGACTCATCATCCCGAATAATAAAATCTGGGGAGATACCATCAATAACATCACAGTCGAGCATCAAAGACGTGTCGATATGACCTTCGGCATCGGCTACGGTGATGATATTGAAAAAGCAGAACGAGTGCTTATGGATATAGTCACATCACATCCTAAAACCCTCAAGAATCCTGAGCCTATGGTCAAGTTGCATACCTTAGGCGAGTCTTCGGTAGACTTTATTGTACGCCCCTGGGCGAAGCCAGAAGATTACTGGGATGTTTATTGGGATATTACCCGTGAAGTGAAGATGCGCTTCGACAGAGAAAACATCAGCATTCCGTTCCCACAACGCGATGTACATGTTTATCAAAGCTAA
- a CDS encoding metal ABC transporter solute-binding protein, Zn/Mn family, producing the protein MRINSKLVKSAIAAVVMSYSSIASAELNIFACEPEYAALAKELAPNARIYSATTAMQDPHQVQARPSLIAKMRQADIAVCAGADLEVGWLPMLQMKSSNAKVRSTDQGLFFAAEQVETIDQLKSVDRSMGDVHAQGNPHLHFSPERMLKVAQALTAKLTAVDPTSKAEYESALADFSQKWTAAIPVWEKKAAPLNGKKVIAYHSSFKYLFNWVGIEQVADLEPKPGLPPSSSHLASLLTRTEAGDVMAIIVASYQDERGANWLGERANLPVQVLPMSVGGNEQSQDLFSLYDSVLDLLLSVKAS; encoded by the coding sequence GTGCGCATCAATTCTAAGTTAGTAAAGTCGGCGATAGCCGCAGTAGTAATGAGTTATTCGAGTATCGCATCTGCCGAGTTAAATATCTTTGCCTGTGAACCTGAGTACGCGGCTCTGGCAAAGGAGCTGGCACCTAATGCCAGAATCTATTCGGCGACGACCGCGATGCAGGATCCCCATCAGGTTCAAGCCAGACCGAGTCTAATAGCTAAGATGCGTCAGGCGGATATCGCTGTCTGTGCCGGAGCCGATCTTGAAGTGGGTTGGCTGCCTATGCTGCAGATGAAATCATCTAACGCTAAGGTGCGCTCAACTGATCAGGGTCTCTTCTTTGCCGCCGAGCAGGTTGAAACCATAGATCAGCTTAAATCTGTGGATCGAAGCATGGGTGATGTGCACGCTCAAGGTAATCCTCACCTTCACTTCTCGCCTGAGCGGATGTTGAAGGTGGCCCAGGCTCTTACTGCTAAGCTCACAGCCGTAGATCCGACTAGTAAAGCGGAATATGAATCGGCTTTGGCTGACTTTAGCCAAAAGTGGACTGCAGCTATTCCTGTTTGGGAGAAGAAAGCAGCACCTCTAAATGGCAAGAAAGTTATCGCCTATCACTCTAGCTTCAAATACTTGTTCAATTGGGTGGGGATAGAGCAAGTTGCCGATCTGGAGCCTAAGCCGGGCTTACCACCTAGCAGCAGTCATCTTGCAAGTCTGCTGACTCGTACCGAGGCGGGTGATGTGATGGCGATTATCGTGGCATCTTATCAGGATGAGCGTGGGGCTAATTGGCTGGGAGAGCGTGCTAACTTGCCCGTTCAAGTGCTGCCGATGTCGGTTGGCGGCAACGAGCAGAGCCAAGATCTCTTCAGTCTTTATGACAGTGTGTTAGATCTCTTGCTTAGCGTAAAAGCTAGCTAG
- a CDS encoding DUF3016 domain-containing protein yields MKLTHLLLAGTMVSGAMLSGFAVADEVAENPVTEQGVVKITWQDPKSFRDVKAASDIQSRYEARTFETLTKDLDKEASKVLKPEQKLELIVTDLDLAGDVRPTFGATMNDIRLIKDIYPPRITFSYSVLEGDKVVMVGNEKLTDMGFMHNIGRVNDKPLRYENKLLADWMKKTVEPKI; encoded by the coding sequence ATGAAGTTAACCCATCTATTACTAGCAGGAACTATGGTTTCTGGAGCGATGCTTTCTGGTTTCGCGGTTGCCGATGAAGTGGCTGAAAATCCAGTGACAGAGCAAGGTGTGGTCAAGATCACTTGGCAAGACCCTAAGAGTTTCCGTGATGTCAAAGCGGCAAGCGATATTCAGTCGCGTTATGAGGCTCGTACGTTTGAAACATTAACTAAGGACCTGGATAAAGAAGCGAGTAAAGTTCTCAAGCCTGAACAAAAACTTGAGTTAATAGTGACTGATTTAGATCTTGCTGGCGATGTTAGACCGACATTCGGTGCTACGATGAACGATATTCGCTTGATCAAAGATATCTATCCGCCTCGCATTACCTTTAGTTATTCAGTACTTGAGGGCGATAAGGTGGTCATGGTTGGTAACGAAAAACTGACCGACATGGGTTTCATGCATAACATAGGTCGTGTGAATGATAAGCCTTTAAGATATGAGAACAAGTTACTTGCAGACTGGATGAAGAAAACGGTTGAGCCTAAAATCTAA
- a CDS encoding MaoC family dehydratase: protein MPSLFSLYRKIFFGRKPGWDEQPLPKIYVSTSNVSLSQDKIAQYSSVCGFDFDGKTLPMTYMYVMAFRLHAVIFTHDAITFPLLGMIHLKNSISQHRVLNVDEKFDIECVLTSSTETDSGLEFDLVSKAFVDGELVWESLSTYLYRIENGKRRVRPPKANAMVWESPESWSLADDLGRRYAKASGDYNLIHLHPVLSKRFGFDRVLAHGMWSKARCIAQMMPQIGERPCTVEVAFKLPLLMPADVSFDSEADEDNLVFELRDKRGRRPHLSGKISFL, encoded by the coding sequence ATGCCTTCTCTATTTTCCCTCTATCGTAAGATCTTCTTCGGGCGTAAGCCGGGGTGGGATGAGCAGCCTTTGCCAAAGATCTACGTTTCAACGTCAAATGTCAGTTTGTCTCAAGATAAGATCGCCCAATACTCATCGGTATGTGGCTTCGACTTCGACGGTAAGACGCTGCCCATGACTTACATGTATGTTATGGCATTTCGTCTGCATGCGGTTATCTTTACCCATGATGCCATCACGTTCCCACTGCTTGGAATGATTCACCTTAAGAACAGTATTTCTCAGCACAGAGTGTTAAATGTCGATGAAAAATTCGATATAGAGTGCGTCTTAACGAGCAGCACAGAAACTGATTCCGGATTAGAATTCGATCTAGTCTCGAAAGCCTTCGTCGATGGTGAATTAGTGTGGGAGTCATTGTCTACATATCTCTATCGTATCGAGAATGGTAAGCGCCGCGTTCGCCCACCTAAGGCTAATGCCATGGTTTGGGAATCTCCCGAGTCCTGGAGTTTAGCCGATGATTTAGGTCGCCGTTATGCTAAAGCTTCAGGAGACTATAATCTTATCCATCTTCATCCTGTACTCTCGAAACGTTTTGGTTTCGATCGTGTGTTAGCTCATGGTATGTGGTCTAAGGCTCGCTGTATCGCTCAGATGATGCCGCAAATTGGTGAGCGCCCCTGTACTGTAGAAGTGGCATTCAAGTTGCCACTACTCATGCCTGCTGACGTTAGCTTCGATTCTGAGGCTGATGAAGACAATTTAGTCTTCGAGCTAAGAGATAAAAGGGGTCGTCGCCCACATCTCTCAGGAAAAATCAGCTTCCTGTGA
- a CDS encoding c-type cytochrome, translating into MKKSLILMIVTTIAVSLSIQALARDAQEIYNKTCAACHAAGAAGAPKTGDVAAWRPRLDKGMPALLASANNGTGAMPPKGLCMDCTDEEFTALIKYMSTAK; encoded by the coding sequence ATGAAAAAGTCACTTATTTTGATGATTGTAACTACAATAGCTGTCAGTTTATCAATCCAGGCTCTGGCACGAGATGCTCAGGAAATATACAATAAAACTTGTGCCGCCTGCCATGCAGCTGGGGCTGCAGGGGCACCAAAGACTGGTGATGTGGCTGCCTGGAGGCCTAGATTGGATAAAGGCATGCCAGCATTATTAGCTAGCGCTAATAATGGTACTGGGGCGATGCCGCCAAAAGGTTTATGTATGGATTGTACCGATGAAGAGTTCACGGCACTGATTAAATATATGAGTACGGCTAAATGA
- a CDS encoding chemotaxis protein CheD, with the protein MQAIAIPPPRMGFEEIPRNWDKKHNKVIARVDPGAFYISSHDEYIFTRLGSCVAACIWDPLLGIGGLNHFLLPEKELHEDWHQLTSYSCRYGNLAMEQLINGILTSGGQRQRLKAKVFGGARMTKSSVLNVGQSNIEFVKEYLKLEGIAIESDDLGGPWPRKVLFHPNSGKVLLKRMSPARINQMMTEEKVYLNNLVKKQEDNQVELF; encoded by the coding sequence ATGCAAGCTATCGCAATTCCTCCCCCACGAATGGGGTTCGAGGAGATCCCCAGAAATTGGGATAAGAAGCATAACAAGGTCATAGCCAGGGTCGATCCCGGCGCTTTCTATATATCCTCACATGATGAGTATATTTTCACTCGTCTTGGTTCCTGTGTTGCTGCCTGTATTTGGGATCCTTTATTGGGGATCGGTGGCTTGAATCACTTCCTCTTGCCCGAGAAAGAACTCCATGAAGATTGGCATCAACTAACAAGTTATTCATGTCGTTATGGAAACTTGGCCATGGAGCAATTGATCAATGGTATTTTGACCTCTGGTGGCCAACGACAGAGGTTAAAGGCAAAAGTTTTTGGAGGAGCCCGAATGACCAAATCATCTGTGCTCAATGTCGGACAATCAAACATAGAGTTTGTGAAGGAGTACCTGAAACTTGAGGGGATAGCTATAGAGTCGGATGACTTGGGCGGTCCCTGGCCGCGTAAAGTACTATTTCATCCTAATAGCGGTAAAGTTTTGTTGAAACGTATGTCACCTGCACGCATAAATCAGATGATGACTGAAGAGAAGGTCTATCTTAATAATCTCGTCAAAAAGCAAGAGGATAACCAAGTCGAGCTGTTTTGA
- a CDS encoding ABC-type zinc uptake system zinc chaperone yields the protein MVSNSVRRGIALWLSAILICLSFAASVHSVEHIDHGAKGHCTLCFHKHQLNKLLPSIPFSLPASTQTFEPVSYLVCKRLASHVSVFRSRAPPVA from the coding sequence ATGGTCAGTAATAGTGTAAGACGAGGAATTGCTTTATGGCTATCAGCCATATTGATCTGCCTGTCGTTTGCCGCTTCTGTCCACAGTGTTGAGCATATAGATCATGGTGCTAAGGGTCACTGTACTCTCTGCTTCCATAAACATCAGCTCAATAAACTCTTACCGAGTATTCCATTTAGCCTTCCGGCTTCAACGCAAACATTTGAACCAGTCTCCTATCTGGTATGTAAGCGCCTAGCGTCACATGTCAGTGTTTTTCGCAGTCGCGCCCCTCCTGTAGCGTAA